One genomic region from Skermania piniformis encodes:
- a CDS encoding coenzyme F420-0:L-glutamate ligase encodes MTGPHLPGVITAEHDHAAAGTVQIRAVAGLPEFRPGDDLVGELIRCAPWLADGDVVVITSKIVSKVEGRIVAAPVDPEERDTLRRSLVEREAVRVLAQRGRTLITENRLGIVQAASGVDGSNVPTTELALLPTDPDRSAREIRTALRERAGVEVAVLITDTMGRAWRIGQTDTAIGAAGVPVLHSYLGRVDRQGNDLVATEVAVADEIAAAADLVKGKLGGLPVAVLRGLRLDDDGTGAADLVRPTPTDLFSLGTAEALAQGRAEALLLRRSVRRFTTEPVDPDLVRAAVADALTAPAPHHTRPARFVWLRSNLVRQRLLTAMRDRWRADLRGDGWSDERIARRLGRGDILFDAPEVIVPCCVSDGAHGYPDQRRRDAEATMFTVAVGAAVQGLLVSLAVRGLGSCWVGSTIFAPDAVREELDLPADWRPLGAVAVGYPEQPGPPREPAEPGDSLLEL; translated from the coding sequence GTGACCGGCCCGCATCTGCCGGGGGTGATCACCGCCGAACATGATCACGCCGCGGCGGGCACGGTGCAGATCCGCGCGGTCGCCGGACTGCCCGAGTTCCGCCCCGGCGACGACCTGGTCGGCGAGCTGATCCGCTGTGCGCCGTGGCTGGCCGACGGCGACGTCGTGGTGATCACCAGCAAGATCGTGTCCAAGGTGGAGGGTCGGATCGTCGCGGCACCGGTCGATCCGGAAGAGCGGGACACGCTGCGGCGCAGCCTGGTCGAACGGGAGGCGGTGCGGGTGCTGGCCCAGCGCGGCCGGACCCTGATCACGGAGAACCGGCTCGGCATCGTGCAGGCCGCGTCCGGCGTGGACGGGTCGAACGTACCGACCACCGAGTTGGCCCTGCTGCCGACCGACCCGGATCGCAGCGCCCGGGAGATCCGCACCGCCCTGCGCGAGCGGGCCGGGGTCGAGGTGGCCGTACTGATCACCGACACGATGGGTCGGGCCTGGCGGATCGGCCAGACCGACACGGCGATCGGCGCGGCCGGCGTCCCGGTACTGCATTCCTATCTCGGCCGGGTGGACCGGCAGGGCAACGATCTGGTGGCGACCGAGGTCGCGGTGGCCGACGAGATCGCCGCCGCGGCGGACCTGGTCAAGGGCAAACTGGGCGGGCTGCCGGTGGCGGTGCTGCGCGGGCTCCGGCTCGACGACGACGGCACCGGCGCAGCCGACCTGGTCCGGCCCACCCCGACCGACCTGTTCTCGCTGGGCACCGCGGAGGCGCTGGCCCAGGGCCGGGCCGAAGCATTGTTGTTGCGCCGCTCGGTCCGTCGGTTCACCACCGAACCGGTCGATCCGGACCTTGTTCGGGCTGCCGTGGCCGACGCCCTGACCGCGCCGGCACCGCATCACACCCGGCCGGCCCGGTTCGTCTGGTTGCGGTCGAACCTGGTGCGGCAACGGCTCCTGACGGCGATGCGGGACCGCTGGCGCGCCGATCTGCGCGGCGACGGCTGGTCCGACGAGCGGATCGCACGCCGACTCGGCCGGGGCGACATTCTCTTCGACGCGCCCGAGGTGATCGTGCCGTGCTGCGTGTCCGACGGTGCGCACGGCTATCCCGATCAGCGCCGCCGGGACGCGGAGGCCACCATGTTCACCGTGGCGGTCGGCGCAGCGGTCCAGGGTCTGCTGGTCTCGCTGGCGGTACGCGGGCTGGGCAGTTGCTGGGTCGGGTCGACGATCTTCGCTCCGGACGCGGTCCGCGAGGAACTCGATCTGCCCGCCGATTGGCGCCCGCTCGGCGCGGTCGCGGTCGGCTATCCGGAGCAGCCGGGACCGCCCCGCGAACCGGCCGAGCCCGGCGACAGCTTGCTCGAACTGTAG
- a CDS encoding NUDIX hydrolase, producing the protein MSTASLHASAVELLHAWQPTGTAAESLRYTMLAFLDAAPRACLREHVPGHITASTFLLSDDGERVLLTLHPRIGRWVQLGGHCEESDSTVVDAALREAVEESGIPGVRIEPQLYAVHVHPITCSLGVPTRHLDLQFLAYAPAGAVPVRSDESDDLRWFPVDRMHTV; encoded by the coding sequence GTGAGCACCGCATCGCTGCATGCCTCGGCAGTCGAACTACTGCATGCCTGGCAGCCGACCGGAACTGCGGCGGAGTCGCTGCGGTACACGATGCTGGCGTTTCTCGACGCCGCACCCCGTGCCTGCCTGCGCGAACACGTCCCGGGCCACATCACCGCGTCGACCTTCCTGTTGTCCGACGACGGCGAGCGGGTGCTGCTCACGCTGCATCCCCGGATCGGTCGCTGGGTGCAGCTGGGCGGACACTGCGAAGAGTCCGACTCGACGGTGGTCGATGCCGCGCTACGCGAAGCGGTCGAAGAATCCGGCATCCCCGGGGTGCGGATCGAGCCGCAGTTGTACGCGGTGCATGTGCATCCGATCACCTGTTCGCTGGGCGTACCGACCCGGCATCTCGATCTGCAGTTCCTGGCCTATGCCCCGGCCGGTGCGGTACCGGTCCGCAGCGACGAATCCGACGATCTGCGCTGGTTCCCGGTGGACCGGATGCACACCGTGTGA
- a CDS encoding sugar phosphate nucleotidyltransferase: MPDNADIDAVVLVGGQGTRLRPLTLSAPKPMLPTAGLPFLTHLLARIAAAGIGHVVLGTSFKSEVFADYFGTGADLGLEIEYVTEAEPLGTGGGIRNVLSKLRSDTVMVFNGDVLCATDLGAVLETHVAKEADVTLHLVQVDDPRAYGCVPTDLDGRVTAFLEKAPDPPTDQINAGCYVFNRKIIEEIPAGRVVSVEREVFPALLTAGARVFGHVDASYWRDMGTPEDFVRGSADLVRGIAPSPALPGQRGESLVYSGAGVAPGALLIGGTVIGRGAEVGAGARLDGAVLFEGARVEAGAKIERSIIGQGTRIGPRALIRDAVIGDGADIGARCELLRGARIWPGVKIDDGGIRFSTDV, translated from the coding sequence ATGCCGGACAACGCGGACATCGACGCCGTCGTCCTCGTCGGTGGGCAGGGCACGCGATTGCGGCCGTTGACCTTGTCGGCACCGAAACCGATGTTGCCGACCGCGGGGCTGCCGTTTCTGACCCACCTGCTGGCCCGCATCGCCGCGGCCGGGATCGGGCATGTGGTGCTCGGCACGTCGTTCAAGTCCGAAGTCTTCGCCGACTATTTCGGCACCGGAGCCGATCTCGGGCTGGAGATCGAATACGTGACCGAGGCGGAGCCGCTCGGCACCGGCGGAGGCATCCGCAACGTGCTGTCGAAGCTCCGCTCGGACACCGTCATGGTGTTCAACGGCGACGTGCTGTGCGCCACCGATCTCGGTGCGGTGTTGGAGACGCACGTGGCCAAGGAAGCCGACGTGACCCTGCACCTGGTGCAGGTGGACGACCCGCGGGCATACGGCTGCGTGCCGACCGATCTCGACGGCCGGGTCACCGCGTTCCTGGAGAAGGCCCCCGACCCACCCACCGACCAGATCAACGCCGGCTGCTACGTGTTCAACCGGAAGATCATCGAGGAGATCCCGGCCGGCCGGGTGGTCTCGGTCGAGCGTGAGGTGTTCCCGGCGTTGCTGACCGCCGGCGCCCGGGTGTTCGGGCATGTCGATGCCTCCTACTGGCGCGACATGGGCACCCCGGAGGACTTCGTCCGCGGTTCGGCCGATCTGGTGCGTGGGATCGCGCCGTCGCCGGCGTTGCCGGGCCAGCGCGGTGAGTCGCTCGTGTACTCCGGAGCCGGGGTCGCGCCCGGGGCGTTGTTGATCGGTGGCACGGTGATCGGGCGCGGCGCCGAGGTCGGTGCGGGCGCTCGGTTGGACGGTGCGGTGCTCTTCGAGGGCGCCCGGGTCGAGGCCGGGGCCAAGATCGAGCGATCGATCATCGGGCAGGGCACCCGGATCGGGCCGCGCGCGCTGATTCGGGACGCGGTGATCGGCGACGGCGCCGACATCGGTGCGCGGTGCGAATTGCTGCGTGGGGCGCGGATCTGGCCCGGTGTCAAGATCGACGACGGCGGTATCCGCTTTTCCACCGACGTGTAG
- a CDS encoding glycosyltransferase family 2 protein, translating to MATLDLATDRRPPVILADNGSVDGVPEEVAAADPAVRLLRTGANIGYGGAVNRAVATIDPAVEFVVVANPDVQWGPKSIDLLLDAAERWPQAGSLGPMIREPDGTRYPSAREVPGLVGGFGHATLGRVWPGNPWTRRYRQENEAVVERPVGWLSGSCLLLRRSAFDSVDGFDARYFMYMEDVDLGDRLSAAGWQNVYVPTAEVVHAKGHSAGRHPELMLPAHHDSAYRFQADRHPRVWQAPLRVALRAGLAVRSRLAVRSALKSRDS from the coding sequence ATGGCGACCTTGGACCTGGCCACCGACCGGCGGCCGCCGGTGATCCTCGCCGACAACGGATCGGTCGACGGTGTGCCGGAGGAGGTCGCGGCCGCCGATCCGGCGGTGCGGCTGTTGCGTACCGGCGCCAACATCGGTTACGGCGGTGCGGTGAACCGGGCGGTCGCCACGATCGATCCGGCGGTCGAGTTCGTCGTGGTCGCCAATCCGGACGTGCAGTGGGGCCCGAAATCGATCGATCTGTTGCTGGATGCGGCCGAACGGTGGCCGCAGGCCGGCTCACTCGGTCCGATGATCCGGGAGCCGGACGGCACGCGCTATCCGTCGGCGCGCGAGGTACCGGGCCTGGTCGGTGGGTTCGGGCACGCGACGCTCGGGCGGGTGTGGCCGGGCAACCCGTGGACGCGTCGGTACCGGCAGGAGAACGAGGCGGTGGTGGAGCGGCCGGTGGGCTGGCTTTCGGGTTCGTGTCTGTTGCTGCGCCGCAGCGCATTCGATTCCGTGGACGGCTTCGACGCGCGCTACTTCATGTACATGGAGGACGTCGACCTGGGCGACCGGTTGAGTGCGGCCGGCTGGCAGAACGTGTACGTGCCGACTGCCGAGGTGGTGCATGCCAAGGGGCACTCGGCCGGTCGGCATCCCGAACTGATGTTGCCCGCGCACCACGACAGTGCCTACCGGTTCCAGGCGGACCGGCATCCGCGGGTCTGGCAGGCGCCCTTGCGAGTTGCCCTGCGCGCCGGGCTTGCGGTGCGTTCGCGGCTCGCGGTTCGATCTGCGCTGAAGTCCCGAGACAGCTGA
- the rfbD gene encoding dTDP-4-dehydrorhamnose reductase, with amino-acid sequence MARILVTGAGGQLGSRLVARIPDSIGFTSTELDITDPAAVGAAVGPGDLVLNCAAYTAVDQAETDRAAAFRVNADGPRRLAEACAEVGARLIHVSTDYVFAGTGTEPYEVTAPTAPRTVYGRSKLAGEQAVAEVLPSATVVRTAWVYSGAGADFVATMRRLEAQRETLDVVDDQIGSPTLAADLAAGLAELAALPDPPPMLHFTNAGQASWYELARAVFAGIGADPDRIRPCTSAQFPRPARRPAYSVLSGRAWLAAGLRAPRPWRDALETALV; translated from the coding sequence ATGGCTCGCATCCTCGTCACCGGCGCCGGTGGTCAGCTCGGCAGCCGTCTCGTCGCTCGGATACCCGATTCGATCGGATTCACCTCGACCGAGCTCGACATCACCGATCCGGCCGCGGTCGGCGCGGCGGTCGGTCCCGGTGACCTCGTGCTCAACTGCGCCGCCTACACCGCGGTCGATCAGGCCGAGACCGACCGCGCGGCCGCGTTCCGGGTGAATGCGGACGGTCCCCGCCGCCTCGCCGAGGCATGTGCCGAGGTCGGTGCGCGGCTGATCCACGTCTCCACCGACTACGTCTTCGCCGGCACCGGGACCGAACCGTACGAGGTCACCGCGCCCACCGCGCCGCGCACCGTGTACGGCCGATCGAAGCTGGCCGGCGAACAGGCCGTCGCCGAGGTACTGCCGAGTGCGACGGTGGTGCGGACCGCGTGGGTGTATTCCGGCGCGGGCGCCGACTTCGTCGCGACCATGCGGCGGTTGGAGGCGCAGCGGGAGACCCTCGACGTGGTCGACGATCAGATCGGCTCGCCGACCCTGGCCGCCGATCTCGCCGCCGGCCTGGCCGAGCTGGCGGCCCTGCCCGATCCACCGCCGATGCTGCACTTTACCAACGCCGGTCAGGCGAGTTGGTACGAGCTGGCCCGCGCCGTGTTCGCCGGAATCGGTGCGGACCCGGACCGGATCCGTCCCTGCACCAGTGCCCAATTTCCCCGTCCTGCAAGGCGACCCGCGTACTCGGTATTGTCCGGACGGGCTTGGCTGGCCGCCGGGTTGCGCGCGCCGCGGCCGTGGCGCGACGCCCTGGAAACGGCACTGGTCTGA